Proteins encoded in a region of the Gallalistipes aquisgranensis genome:
- a CDS encoding MmcQ/YjbR family DNA-binding protein has protein sequence MNVEEFREYCLSLKGVREKMPFTHVSDRYSRDVLCFYVGDKWFCFVNIEAFDFCCVKCPTDRIYELQARYMGIKPGWHMNKRHWISIHFNRDVPDGKILELVKNSYETVLRSLPRRERESIQQAQS, from the coding sequence ATGAATGTCGAAGAGTTCAGGGAATATTGCCTTTCGCTGAAAGGTGTCCGGGAAAAGATGCCGTTCACACATGTTTCCGACCGGTACAGTCGGGATGTACTCTGCTTCTATGTGGGAGACAAATGGTTTTGCTTCGTGAATATCGAAGCGTTCGATTTCTGTTGCGTCAAATGCCCGACCGACCGGATCTACGAATTACAGGCCCGGTACATGGGTATAAAGCCCGGCTGGCACATGAACAAACGCCACTGGATCAGCATCCATTTCAACCGGGACGTACCGGACGGGAAAATCCTGGAGCTCGTGAAAAACTCCTACGAAACGGTGCTCCGCAGCCTGCCCCGGCGGGAGCGGGAAAGCATACAGCAGGCACAGTCATAG
- the aroQ gene encoding type II 3-dehydroquinate dehydratase has product MKVLIMNGPNLNLLGKREPAVYGREGFASYLEKLKARFPDVEIDYFQSNIEGELVTAIQQADGRYDAVVLNAGAYTHTSVAIADAIGAVDLPVVEVHISCTLARESFRHVSLIAPKCKGTIMGFGLDSYRLGILSVIE; this is encoded by the coding sequence ATGAAAGTGCTGATTATGAACGGGCCCAACCTCAATCTGCTGGGCAAGCGCGAACCCGCGGTCTATGGCCGGGAGGGATTCGCTTCCTACCTCGAAAAGTTGAAGGCCCGTTTTCCCGACGTGGAGATCGACTACTTCCAGTCCAATATCGAAGGGGAGCTGGTGACCGCCATCCAGCAGGCCGACGGCCGTTACGATGCGGTGGTGCTCAATGCGGGGGCCTATACCCACACGTCGGTGGCCATTGCCGACGCCATCGGGGCCGTAGACCTCCCGGTCGTGGAGGTGCACATCTCCTGCACGCTGGCCCGCGAGAGTTTCCGTCACGTTTCGCTGATCGCTCCCAAATGCAAGGGGACGATCATGGGCTTCGGCCTGGACTCCTACCGTCTCGGCATACTTAGTGTAATAGAATAA
- the thiD gene encoding bifunctional hydroxymethylpyrimidine kinase/phosphomethylpyrimidine kinase has product MKHYKRVLTIAGSDSGGCAGIQADLKTASACGCFATSAITALTVQNTCGVRAVHIPPADIVAGQAEAVLEDIGTDAVKLGMLPTAEIVERVAGILRRFDVRNIVLDPVMVATSGDELIPAEAARAIVRHLLPLASVITPNVPEAAYITGSEIASEADFPTAAARLRELGARSVLLKAGHLENRTLRDYLYDGDRVYTYSYERTETPNTHGTGCTLSSAIASFLAQGHPLPEAVARAEEYIHKAIRCGAEYRLGHGHGPVHHFFRFWE; this is encoded by the coding sequence ATGAAACATTACAAACGCGTACTGACCATCGCCGGCTCCGACAGCGGAGGCTGTGCCGGCATCCAGGCCGACCTGAAGACCGCATCGGCCTGCGGGTGTTTCGCCACCAGTGCCATCACCGCCCTCACCGTACAGAACACCTGTGGCGTACGGGCCGTCCACATTCCACCGGCCGACATCGTGGCCGGGCAGGCCGAAGCCGTACTCGAAGACATCGGGACAGACGCCGTCAAACTGGGCATGCTTCCCACGGCGGAAATCGTGGAACGGGTGGCCGGCATCCTGCGTCGTTTCGACGTGCGGAACATCGTGCTCGACCCGGTCATGGTGGCCACCTCGGGCGACGAACTGATTCCTGCCGAAGCGGCCCGGGCCATCGTGCGGCACCTGTTGCCGCTGGCTTCGGTCATCACCCCCAACGTACCGGAAGCGGCCTACATTACCGGATCGGAAATCGCATCCGAGGCCGATTTCCCGACGGCGGCCGCACGATTACGGGAACTGGGGGCCCGGAGCGTACTGCTCAAGGCAGGACATCTGGAGAACCGGACACTCCGCGACTACCTTTACGACGGCGACCGGGTATACACCTATTCCTACGAGCGCACGGAAACACCCAACACCCACGGAACGGGCTGCACGCTCTCCTCGGCCATCGCCTCTTTCCTGGCCCAGGGACATCCGCTACCCGAAGCGGTCGCCCGGGCCGAAGAGTACATCCATAAAGCCATCCGCTGCGGAGCGGAATACCGTCTGGGACACGGACACGGGCCGGTACA
- the pyk gene encoding pyruvate kinase, with the protein MNKKTKIVATVSDKRCDVEFIQSLYEAGMNAVRINSAHVTPESASKIVDNVRQVSEQIAIIIDTKGPEIRLTGMTDEYANGIAVAAGDIVRVMGTDEDLKSTPEVIYMNDASIFNDVPTGAAILIDDGELEMEVVEKKDKTLICQVKNGGVLKPRKSVNVPGVKIDLPSVTEKDRRFIEWAIEKDLDFIAHSFVRKKEDVMEVKRIIKAHNSPIRIISKIENREGVDNIDEILEATYGVMVARGDLGVEIPAEQIPITQRYIVKKCIESKTPVIIATQMLHSMISNPRPTRAEVSDIASAIYQRVDAVMLSGETANGDYPVEAVSTMARVAVEIERDTINNAPNLDLNMVRINNEITAQLSRSAVRACQNLPVKAIVIDTLSGRTGRYLSAFRGQKPVYAVCYRKSVMRQLAISYGVYAIHREPAENHDSFLLSILYYLEDKKWLYKEDLIVVIGGSFGAAKGASFMEIGNVLNLEHKALNLR; encoded by the coding sequence ATGAACAAAAAGACTAAAATCGTCGCCACCGTTTCCGACAAGCGGTGTGACGTCGAATTCATCCAGTCGCTCTACGAGGCGGGTATGAACGCCGTGCGGATCAACTCGGCCCATGTGACGCCCGAGAGCGCATCGAAGATCGTGGACAACGTCCGCCAGGTTTCCGAACAGATCGCCATCATCATCGACACGAAAGGCCCCGAAATCCGTCTGACGGGGATGACCGATGAATATGCCAACGGAATCGCGGTCGCCGCCGGCGACATCGTGCGCGTGATGGGGACGGACGAGGACCTGAAATCCACGCCGGAGGTCATCTACATGAACGACGCTTCGATCTTCAACGACGTGCCTACGGGTGCGGCGATTCTGATCGACGACGGCGAACTGGAGATGGAGGTGGTCGAGAAGAAGGATAAGACGCTGATCTGCCAGGTGAAGAACGGCGGGGTGCTGAAGCCCCGCAAGAGCGTGAACGTGCCGGGCGTGAAGATCGACCTACCCTCCGTGACCGAAAAGGACCGCCGGTTCATCGAGTGGGCCATCGAGAAGGACCTCGATTTCATCGCCCATTCGTTCGTCCGCAAAAAGGAGGACGTGATGGAGGTCAAACGCATCATCAAGGCTCACAACAGCCCGATCCGCATCATTTCGAAGATCGAGAACCGCGAGGGTGTGGACAATATCGATGAGATTCTGGAAGCCACCTACGGGGTGATGGTCGCCCGCGGCGACCTGGGGGTGGAGATTCCTGCCGAGCAGATTCCCATCACGCAGCGCTATATCGTCAAGAAGTGCATCGAGAGCAAGACGCCGGTGATCATCGCCACCCAGATGCTCCACTCGATGATCTCCAATCCCCGGCCTACTCGTGCCGAGGTGAGCGACATCGCCAGCGCCATTTATCAGCGGGTCGATGCCGTGATGCTGAGCGGCGAGACGGCCAACGGCGACTATCCCGTGGAGGCCGTGAGCACGATGGCCCGCGTGGCGGTGGAGATCGAACGCGACACGATCAACAATGCTCCCAACCTCGACCTGAACATGGTGCGCATCAACAACGAAATCACGGCCCAGCTTTCGCGGTCGGCCGTACGGGCGTGCCAGAACCTGCCGGTCAAGGCGATCGTGATCGACACCCTTTCGGGCCGGACGGGCCGTTATCTTTCGGCTTTCCGGGGTCAGAAGCCCGTCTATGCCGTCTGCTACCGCAAGAGCGTGATGCGCCAGCTGGCCATCTCCTACGGGGTGTATGCCATCCACCGCGAGCCGGCCGAGAATCACGACAGCTTTCTGTTGAGCATCCTCTACTATCTGGAGGACAAGAAGTGGCTCTACAAGGAGGACCTGATCGTGGTCATCGGAGGCAGTTTCGGGGCCGCCAAAGGTGCCTCGTTCATGGAGATCGGCAACGTGCTCAATCTGGAACACAAGGCGCTCAATCTGCGTTAG
- a CDS encoding acetate/propionate family kinase — protein MIILVLNCGSSSIKYQVIDMKSATENRLLAKGQVERIGLTDGILTHKPADKEKFELVKSIPDHTTGINLILSTITDPEHGVIGSLNELGAVGHRVAHGGEYFPDSAVVDKEVIKKIESCFELAPLHNPANMKGIMAIENILPGVPQVAVFDTSFHQSMPAKNFLYALPYKYYEQYRVRRYGFHGTSHKFVARKACELTGVDYDHSRIITCHIGNGASVTAILNGKSYDTSMGFTPVDGLIMGTRTGEVDPGALIYIAGKEEMSLSKLSDMINKQSGMLGLTGISSDMRDIEAAVAKGDERARLAHEMYNERVKKFIGAYTAEMGGVDLIVFTGGVGENGPEFRESVCSGLEFMGVEFDKEANAGVRGKDRILSKPASKVKVAVISTNEELVIASDTFRLLKKRSE, from the coding sequence ATGATTATCCTCGTATTGAACTGCGGTTCATCCTCGATCAAATACCAGGTGATCGACATGAAGTCGGCCACCGAAAACCGCCTGCTGGCCAAAGGACAGGTGGAACGGATCGGTCTCACGGACGGCATCCTGACCCACAAACCGGCCGACAAGGAGAAATTCGAACTGGTCAAGAGCATTCCCGACCACACGACGGGTATCAACCTGATCCTCTCGACCATCACCGATCCCGAACACGGCGTGATCGGATCGCTCAACGAACTGGGCGCCGTGGGTCACCGCGTAGCGCACGGCGGCGAATACTTCCCCGACAGCGCCGTGGTGGACAAAGAGGTCATCAAAAAGATCGAAAGCTGTTTCGAACTGGCCCCGCTCCACAATCCGGCCAACATGAAGGGCATCATGGCCATCGAAAACATTCTGCCGGGCGTTCCGCAGGTGGCCGTGTTCGACACCTCGTTCCACCAGTCGATGCCCGCCAAGAACTTCCTGTACGCCCTGCCGTACAAATACTATGAACAATACCGCGTCCGCCGCTACGGCTTCCACGGCACAAGCCACAAGTTCGTGGCCCGCAAGGCATGCGAACTGACGGGAGTGGACTACGACCATTCGCGCATCATCACCTGCCACATCGGCAACGGCGCGTCGGTGACGGCCATTCTGAACGGCAAGTCGTATGACACGTCGATGGGCTTCACGCCCGTGGACGGCCTCATCATGGGCACCCGCACGGGAGAGGTCGATCCGGGCGCGCTGATCTACATCGCCGGCAAGGAGGAGATGAGTCTTTCGAAGCTGAGCGACATGATCAACAAACAGTCCGGCATGTTGGGTCTGACGGGAATTTCGTCGGACATGCGCGACATCGAAGCTGCCGTCGCAAAGGGCGACGAGCGCGCCAGACTGGCCCACGAAATGTACAACGAACGCGTGAAGAAGTTCATCGGAGCCTATACGGCGGAGATGGGCGGTGTCGACCTGATCGTCTTCACGGGCGGCGTGGGAGAGAACGGTCCCGAGTTCCGGGAATCCGTTTGCAGCGGACTGGAGTTCATGGGCGTGGAGTTCGACAAGGAGGCCAACGCCGGAGTACGCGGCAAGGACCGGATTCTGTCGAAGCCCGCCTCGAAAGTAAAAGTGGCCGTCATATCCACCAACGAAGAGCTGGTGATCGCTTCGGACACCTTCCGCCTGCTGAAAAAGCGCTCGGAGTAG
- a CDS encoding lipopolysaccharide biosynthesis protein, which yields MELKKQVVRGVVWTMVDRGGSMAVQTLVSILLARLLAPSAFGLISMLTVFSLVSNVFVEGGFTQALIRKERPTPRDYTSVFWLNVAMGLFMYLLLCALAWPIACFYDQPELVRIAPLLFLTLPVSSLWITHQTVLTKRFDFRVIAKISIVSFIVSGGAAVWMAFAGWGAWALAWQAVLMNTTKAVLFWCWNRWRPTAGFSMESLRELFGASSRFFLTELINQTFHNVSQMLVARFYSVTQTGYYSQSRRLKDLPSASLSVAIMNVTFPALSALQNDREKLREGSRKVIAVMAFLLYPVMVGMLVTAPELFAVVLTDKWMPAVPYFQIFCLTTLTLPLTNVLQNVLKVCGRTQLILNIEIVRKAFAALVIACTLPVSVQAVIWGQLLYMTVDMAINMYYASRLVEYRMTVQLRDLAPVALLTFAMWAGVTAVGMLAAPVLTLGWLLAVKITAGAAIYLGGARLFRLAAWNETYEIVRGLLGR from the coding sequence ATGGAGCTTAAAAAACAGGTGGTACGGGGCGTGGTCTGGACGATGGTAGACCGGGGCGGCTCGATGGCGGTGCAGACGCTGGTGAGCATCCTGCTGGCCCGTCTGCTGGCTCCTTCGGCATTCGGTCTGATCAGTATGCTCACGGTCTTTTCGCTCGTATCCAACGTGTTCGTCGAGGGCGGTTTTACGCAGGCCCTGATCCGCAAGGAGCGGCCTACGCCGAGGGACTATACTTCGGTCTTCTGGCTGAACGTGGCAATGGGGCTGTTCATGTATCTTCTGTTGTGCGCTCTCGCCTGGCCGATCGCGTGTTTCTACGACCAGCCCGAACTGGTCCGGATCGCCCCGCTGCTCTTTCTGACCCTGCCGGTCAGTTCGCTCTGGATCACACACCAGACGGTGCTGACCAAGCGGTTCGATTTCCGGGTGATCGCCAAAATTTCGATCGTCTCTTTCATCGTTTCGGGCGGTGCGGCCGTCTGGATGGCTTTCGCCGGCTGGGGCGCCTGGGCGCTGGCCTGGCAGGCGGTGCTGATGAACACCACGAAGGCGGTGCTTTTCTGGTGCTGGAACCGCTGGCGCCCCACAGCGGGTTTTTCGATGGAGTCGCTGCGGGAACTGTTCGGGGCGAGTTCGCGGTTCTTTCTGACGGAGCTGATCAACCAGACGTTCCATAACGTGAGCCAGATGCTCGTGGCGCGGTTTTACAGCGTGACGCAGACCGGATACTATTCGCAGTCCCGCCGTCTGAAAGACCTTCCCTCGGCCTCGCTCAGCGTGGCGATCATGAACGTCACCTTTCCGGCCCTTTCCGCCTTGCAGAACGATCGGGAAAAACTTCGGGAGGGCAGCCGCAAGGTCATTGCCGTGATGGCTTTCCTGCTTTACCCGGTGATGGTGGGGATGCTGGTCACGGCTCCGGAACTTTTCGCGGTGGTGCTGACCGACAAGTGGATGCCGGCCGTGCCTTATTTCCAGATATTCTGTCTGACCACGCTGACCTTGCCGCTGACCAACGTGTTGCAGAATGTGCTGAAGGTGTGCGGCCGTACGCAGCTCATTCTCAACATCGAGATCGTGCGCAAAGCCTTCGCCGCCCTCGTGATCGCCTGCACGCTGCCTGTCAGCGTGCAGGCCGTGATCTGGGGACAGCTGCTCTACATGACGGTCGACATGGCGATCAATATGTACTATGCCAGCCGTTTGGTCGAATACCGCATGACCGTGCAGCTGCGCGATCTGGCTCCCGTAGCTCTGCTGACATTCGCCATGTGGGCCGGGGTGACGGCGGTGGGAATGCTGGCGGCTCCCGTGCTGACACTGGGTTGGTTGCTCGCGGTGAAAATAACGGCGGGCGCCGCGATCTATCTCGGGGGCGCCCGCCTGTTCCGTCTGGCGGCCTGGAACGAGACGTACGAGATCGTCCGGGGACTGCTCGGCCGCTGA
- the buk gene encoding butyrate kinase, producing MKILAINPGSTSTKVALFDNTAPLLELTLRHSAEELSAFKSVMDQFDFRKRLILDALSESRIDIRSLDAVIGRGGLVRPIPSGVYEVNDALERDLRHSPVGEHASNLGGLIAREIAREAGARAFIADPVVVDELQPVARVCGLPGAERISIFHALNQKAIARAYAKKVGRKYEEMNLVVAHLGGGISVGAHRLGEVIDVNNALDGDGPLSPERAGSIPSATLADLCFSGRYTRAEVEKMLCGRGGLVALLGTNDTREAVSRLERGDEKARIAMEAMCYGVAKWIGAMAVVLEGEADAIILTGGIAHSQWVCHRITEQVSFLAPVVVMAGENELEALASNALRVMNGEEEAKVYR from the coding sequence ATGAAAATACTGGCAATCAATCCCGGTTCCACCTCCACGAAGGTGGCCCTGTTCGACAACACCGCCCCACTATTGGAGCTGACTCTGCGCCACTCCGCAGAGGAACTGTCCGCATTCAAGAGTGTCATGGACCAGTTCGACTTCCGCAAACGGCTCATCCTCGACGCCCTGTCCGAATCCCGCATAGACATCCGTTCGCTCGACGCCGTGATCGGCCGGGGAGGACTGGTGCGCCCGATCCCCTCGGGCGTCTATGAAGTGAACGATGCGCTCGAACGAGACCTGCGCCACAGCCCCGTGGGGGAACACGCCTCGAACCTGGGCGGACTGATCGCCCGGGAGATCGCCCGGGAAGCCGGGGCACGCGCCTTTATTGCCGATCCGGTAGTGGTAGACGAATTGCAGCCCGTGGCCCGTGTCTGCGGTCTTCCTGGAGCCGAACGCATCTCGATTTTCCATGCGCTCAACCAGAAAGCCATAGCCCGTGCCTACGCAAAAAAGGTGGGCCGGAAATACGAAGAGATGAACCTCGTCGTCGCCCACCTGGGGGGCGGCATCTCCGTGGGGGCCCACCGCCTCGGAGAGGTGATCGACGTGAACAACGCGCTGGACGGCGACGGCCCTCTCTCGCCCGAACGGGCCGGCAGCATCCCTTCGGCCACATTGGCCGATCTCTGCTTCAGCGGCAGGTACACACGTGCCGAGGTCGAAAAAATGCTCTGCGGCCGGGGCGGACTGGTCGCCCTGCTCGGCACCAACGACACGCGAGAAGCGGTGTCACGCCTCGAACGGGGCGACGAAAAGGCCCGGATAGCGATGGAAGCCATGTGTTACGGAGTGGCCAAATGGATCGGGGCGATGGCCGTGGTGCTGGAAGGGGAAGCCGATGCGATTATTCTCACGGGGGGGATCGCCCACAGCCAATGGGTTTGTCACAGAATCACGGAACAGGTGTCGTTCCTGGCCCCCGTGGTGGTGATGGCCGGCGAAAACGAACTGGAAGCGCTCGCCTCCAATGCCCTGCGCGTCATGAACGGAGAAGAAGAGGCGAAGGTGTACCGATAG
- the thiL gene encoding thiamine-phosphate kinase produces the protein MAKTGEFALIDRIRTLFGDIPSGGIEGIGDDCAVIPSGGGRSTVITTDLLAEGVHFLRRALSPEELGRKSLAVNLSDVAAMGAAPVGSLLSLALPADCRGEWAERFMAGYHELSARYGVPLIGGDTTSSEGGITINVVALGSAPDACIKRRSGARPGDVIAVTGPLGESAAGLRDVLAGRFDTPQARIHHNPTPCVYEGEWLGSRSEVHAMIDLSDGLASDLPHILELSGVGATIHLERIPAPCTLEDALAGGEDYKLLFTARPEDWRQLCGAYRERFGTEPAAVGEITRKEGDAGPCIAWCSEGRPVEGSWQGFSHF, from the coding sequence ATGGCCAAAACGGGAGAATTCGCACTGATCGACCGCATCCGCACCCTCTTCGGGGACATTCCTTCCGGAGGGATCGAGGGAATCGGCGACGACTGCGCCGTGATTCCTTCGGGCGGAGGCCGTTCGACCGTCATCACGACCGACCTGCTCGCCGAAGGCGTCCACTTCCTGCGCCGGGCCCTTTCGCCCGAAGAGCTGGGACGCAAATCGCTGGCCGTAAACCTGAGCGACGTGGCCGCCATGGGAGCCGCTCCCGTCGGATCGCTCCTTTCGCTGGCGCTGCCGGCCGACTGCCGGGGTGAGTGGGCGGAGCGTTTCATGGCTGGATACCACGAACTGTCGGCACGCTACGGCGTACCGCTCATCGGAGGCGACACCACCTCGTCGGAAGGCGGGATCACGATCAACGTCGTCGCGCTCGGAAGCGCCCCGGACGCGTGCATCAAGCGGCGCAGCGGGGCCCGGCCGGGCGACGTGATCGCCGTCACGGGTCCGCTGGGCGAATCGGCCGCCGGACTGAGGGACGTGCTGGCCGGCCGTTTCGACACGCCGCAGGCCCGGATTCACCACAACCCCACCCCGTGCGTGTACGAAGGCGAGTGGCTGGGAAGCCGCAGCGAAGTGCACGCCATGATCGACCTGTCGGACGGGCTGGCATCCGACCTCCCCCACATCTTGGAGTTGTCGGGTGTCGGAGCCACGATCCACCTGGAACGGATTCCCGCCCCCTGCACCCTCGAAGACGCCCTGGCAGGCGGCGAAGACTACAAACTGCTGTTCACCGCACGGCCCGAAGACTGGCGGCAGCTTTGCGGCGCCTACCGGGAACGGTTCGGCACCGAGCCCGCGGCCGTGGGGGAGATCACCCGGAAAGAGGGCGATGCCGGGCCGTGCATCGCATGGTGCAGCGAAGGCAGGCCGGTGGAGGGAAGTTGGCAGGGCTTCTCCCATTTCTGA
- a CDS encoding phosphate acyltransferase: protein MIRELKDIVETVRSRGRKRLVVAYAQDAHTLESVSEAVDMGIAEATLLGDPAEIERVCRQEGIDPGKFTVISESSDVKCVQKAVRMVSEGEGDVLMKGLVSTDKYMRGILNKEFGLVPPKGVLSHVAVLQLPQYHKLLTVTDVAVIPYPDLGQKQKLVRYLTETARSLGVERPKIACIAPSEQLLPNVTSSVEAALIAKMGDRGQFGDVVIDGPLALDVALFREVAEVKKLKGSLVAGDPDCLLFPNIDSANVFFKSATKLCGAELAGMVVGTKVPCVLTSRGDTKTSKLYSIALACLSARQERSDR from the coding sequence ATGATCAGGGAATTGAAGGACATCGTGGAGACTGTCCGCAGCAGGGGACGCAAAAGGCTCGTGGTAGCCTATGCACAGGATGCACACACACTGGAATCGGTAAGCGAAGCCGTGGACATGGGTATCGCTGAAGCCACGCTGTTGGGCGATCCGGCCGAAATAGAGCGGGTATGCCGCCAGGAAGGGATCGACCCGGGCAAATTCACCGTCATTTCCGAAAGCAGCGACGTGAAATGCGTGCAAAAGGCCGTCCGCATGGTGAGCGAAGGGGAAGGAGACGTCCTGATGAAAGGGCTCGTCTCGACCGACAAATACATGCGGGGCATTCTCAACAAGGAATTCGGACTGGTCCCGCCGAAAGGCGTACTGAGCCATGTGGCGGTGCTTCAACTGCCTCAATACCACAAACTGCTCACCGTTACGGACGTCGCCGTGATTCCCTATCCCGACCTGGGCCAGAAACAGAAGCTGGTCCGCTACCTGACGGAAACGGCCCGGTCGCTGGGTGTCGAACGGCCCAAGATCGCCTGCATCGCCCCGAGCGAACAGCTGCTGCCCAACGTGACGTCGAGCGTGGAGGCCGCCCTCATCGCCAAAATGGGCGACCGGGGACAGTTCGGCGACGTGGTGATCGACGGTCCGCTGGCCCTCGACGTCGCCCTGTTCCGCGAGGTGGCCGAAGTGAAAAAACTGAAAGGAAGTCTTGTGGCCGGCGACCCGGACTGCCTGCTTTTCCCCAACATCGACTCGGCCAACGTCTTCTTCAAATCCGCCACCAAACTGTGCGGTGCCGAACTGGCCGGCATGGTGGTCGGCACGAAAGTCCCCTGCGTGCTCACCTCGCGCGGCGACACGAAAACCTCTAAACTCTACTCCATCGCACTGGCCTGCCTCTCGGCCCGACAAGAACGATCCGACAGATGA